From a region of the Gavia stellata isolate bGavSte3 chromosome 32, bGavSte3.hap2, whole genome shotgun sequence genome:
- the EBI3 gene encoding interleukin-27 subunit beta — MKWLWVVAFVAPACTIPYNGTASSTGDRGRCALQHGTLGTEVLLRCPAAAGGPAEWRRGGTVLGTYPAPGLALPNASLAHEGHYSCHHPGTGETWATICLRLGYPPALPTVECWAISYPQAVNCSWVLAPEPLLDTDFVATYRHGLWGATETSECVRTGPRSCSFGDVQMFSLTPYVVNVTAVNALGAASRLLPFLLENIIKPDPPEDLRVSPIPGETKKLLLEWSPPGSWPFPEYFPLKYRIRYAREEGSVTKTIGPYEQTSYTLTGVRPGTLHHIQVAAKDFTDSGEFSAWSLPASGTPWMEP; from the exons ATGAAGTGGCTTTGGGTGGTGGCTTTTGTGGCACCCGCCTGCACCATTCCCTACAACGGCACGGCGAGCAGCACTGGGGACAGAG GCCGCTGCGCCCTGCAGCACGGCACCCTGGGCACCGAGGTGCTACTGCGGTGCCCGGCTGCAGCAGGGGGGCCAGCTGAGTGGCGCCGGGGGGGGACTGTCCTGGGAACGTATCCTGCACCGGGGCTGGCCCTCCCCAATGCCAGCCTGGCCCACGAGGGCCACTACAGCTGCCACCACCCTGGCACCGGCGAGACCTGGGCCACCATCTGCCTGCGGCTGGGCT aTCCCCCTGCACTGCCTACCGTCGAGTGCTGGGCCATCAGCTACCCGCAGGCAGTGAACTGCTCCTGGGTCCTGGCCCCCGAGCCACTGCTGGACACCGACTTTGTGGCCACGTACAG GCATGGCTTGTGGGGGGCCACAGAGACGAGCGAGTGCGTCCGCACGGGGCCGCGGAGCTGCTCCTTTGGGGACGTGCAGATGTTCTCCCTCACCCCCTACGTGGTGAACGTGACGGCCGTGAACGCCCTGGGCGCTGCTTCCAGActcctgcccttcctcctgGAGAACATCA TAAAGCCGGACCCCCCTGAAGACCTGCGGGTCTCACCCATCCCCGGGGAGACcaagaagctgctgctggagtgGAGCCCGCCGGGGTCCTGGCCCTTCCCGGAGTACTTCCCGCTGAAGTATCGCATCCGCTATGCCCGGGAGGAGGGCTCTGTCACCAAAACG ATCGGGCCATATGAGCAGACATCTTACACCCTGACGGGAGTGCGACCTGGGACCCTCCACCACATCCAGGTGGCTGCCAAGGACTTCACAGACTCCGGGGAGTTCAGCGCCTGGAGCCTGCCGGCCTCGGGGACACCCTGGATGGAGCCAtga